DNA sequence from the Rattus rattus isolate New Zealand chromosome 2, Rrattus_CSIRO_v1, whole genome shotgun sequence genome:
TGTGTCAATGTCGTTACCACAttctgatgaagctaaaaaataaaatttaatttgggCCAAAAGAATGTTGTTATTCATTTGAAATCCATGCTGCTTGCTTGCACTTGCCTAGCAGATGCCCTGGTGCGGAGAAGGGGAGCCGGCTCAGCTGGGAAGCACTTCCTGTCCAGGTGTGGAGATCTAGAGCCCAGCACAAGCAGAGGTGTAtccttggagcttgctggccGGCCACCTTACGCAAACTGGTAAACTTCAGACTCAGTAAAAACTAAGGTGGACTGACTAAGGCAGGGTAGCTGACCCTCTGGCCTTTTAGACATTCAAACACGCAggaatatgtacacacataagtATACACCCGATTCCTTGGTGCTGCTGCTAAGTCCCTTCCCACCTGTGAGCTCAAACCCCCTTGTGTAACCTGGGCAGGACTGTGACTTGCTATGTAAGGACGGTCTGACAAGGCCAGGTACCCATTTGTAGGGCACTGTACTACTGGGATTCTCCTGCTGGATCTCGTGGATGTCATGGTTTTGTCTTCACCCTCTGGTCCTTCAACGTTTCGAGTCATCTCTCCCTTTGGACCTATTTTGAATTTCAGCATGGTTCTATCTGTCTTGTTTGCCTTTCTCTCTGCCAATACTACCTCAATCACGCTGCAAAGCCAACTACTCTCATCTCTGCATACTTCAACTGCTGAATGAAACATCAGAACATTCACGGGGCCAAGCACAAATCGGTACACTCAGAAAAGGCTGAGCAGTTCAAATTTAAAAGAAGCAAGCCAGACTTCTAGATGCTTGCCGACCACCAGGCACACGCCCCTGAAGGCCACTGCGCTCAGGCAGTGCAGCCTTGGCACTTAGCTCACTGCCTCCGCACGCTTAAAATCAAATTATGGAATcaggcagggggaaaaaaattcaaatttaatctGGCAAAGTCAGTTCCACTCATCAACCGCTGAGAGCAGAGAACAAACTAAGTGCTCTGCCCTCGGGATAGAACGTAATGTCTACATTCACCTAAGACTTCATTTGGGAAACAGGACGAATTCAAGGCTTCCTGgtctactgagttccaggccagggctatacatagtgagaccctgtgtgtgctgggggtgggtgggggagtagggGTCAGTGACCAGGGGAGAAATTGAAAACCATTGTGCAATGACATGGCAGGTAAGttctgacaacttgagttccaCCTCCATGGCATGCAGTGAGGAAGATCcctgaaagctgtcctttgacGTCCACGCACGCTCACCTGCCCCCACCGTATAGTAGAATTCAAAGGACTTGAACTCATAGTACTAGTCTAATACTCAATCTGTCAAGGCCTTTTCAACTTACTCGTGTGCTGTTAATAACACAATTGTGAGATCAGAACTCAAACAAGCTAGCTTCCCACTAAGTTTCACCAGTTACAATGGCTTATCAACTTGCCCTGCCTGGAATCCACTAGAACGCAAGCAGCATGAAGGTCGGAAAACTCACCCTAAATCTGGGCTACGCCTTCTAGTGGCAGCCCATACAAAGGACGTGGAGGCTTGTTTCTTCCCTAGGATCCTCTCGCCGAGACATCCTTCTCTGGTACAGAGCTTACATCTTTGGCAGTCTTCAcgtagactgaagaccagctgagacatcccttGAAGACTGAACTACTGAATTCTTGGCTTTTCTAGACTAGCTGGACCACACCCCGTAAGCCACTCTAGGGAATCTGCTTTTAACATATACATAACTTATTCTAGCCCTTCTGCTCCTCTGGAGAACCCTAAGTGTACTAGTACTTAAAAActttcggggttgggggtttagttcagtggtagagcgcttgcctagcaagcgcaaggccctaggttggtccccagctcccgaaaaaaaaaaaaaaaaaaaaaaactttcaactGTTCTCCCTGATCACATGAAATCTCAAAAAGAACAAGGCttcttttacttacttacttgttTTATTGGTTTGTCAAGACAGgatttgtgtagccctggatgtcctagaacctgctctgtagaccgggctgactTGAACTTGGAGACTGACCTGTCTCAGCCACCTGGACGCACTGAAGGTGTGCCCCACCAGCACCTGGTGGGACAAGGTCTCTGAATGGCAAGTGTTTATCAAGTGACCTATCGAAATGCCTGGATGTTATGAGATAGTTTATCTAAGTAACAAGACTGTTCCAGGGGACTCCTTTATCTCAGACCAGTGAACATGTGAAATTCAGCCAAGCTATTCAAACTCCTGAAGTACGAAAGGCtggtgccaccactgctgctgtggCCACATGACATGGGTACAGCGCCACCTTGTGGTCACTCCTAAACAAACACTCGCTACCAGGGCAATCCCAGGCTATTGGGGATTTAAGAGGGGAAAGAAGACCATTCTATTTATTCTACAGGAAACTAAAACACTCAGGGCATTTTCAAACATTCAGAAAGCCACATTCTGATcgcttttataattttattgattttttttcttcacatcttttaaaatagaaacagccCATGAACAAGTTTCTTCTTCCAAAACCTCAATTAAATTGATTGCCTCAGAAAGGCCGTCAGAACATCACTTGGAGCTACAGGTCAGTGGTACACTTAATTCCtttgccctgggttcaattcccaacactggagaggggagagacaaaaccaaacactacAAACCTAAACCTAAACACTGTGTTTTCACTCCCCTGCGCAACTACTGGGCTCACCAGACAGCAAGTCCACAAAACAGCCAGTCAGTATTAAATCTGTTGTCGCCAgactcctctgtttctctctttgcgGCTCTCTCATCAGCTAATCCCAGACTGATGGCTGTCTTCCAGGGCACAGTGAAATTAGAAAGAGCAGTCGTCAGTCGCGCTCTAGTCACCTCTCCCCCACCAGCTGGCCAGCTGGGAAATTATCTCCtacactctctccctgcttcatCTTCTCCCTTAAAATACTGCTAGCAGTTACACAGAACAATGGATAGTGTCCATTAACCTGAGAAGTGGTTTGAGCCTGACCTCTTTCCTGAGctaaaaatgaggaaaagcagAGCTACGGTCTTCCTGCCACAGGGTCAAGCGAGGGAAAGCTCTGAAGGGCAGGGCTGGGAAGCAATGAACTTGTCCTCAAGACGCGGGGCGAGGGACGAGGGACGAGAGGGATGTGCTCTAGCTGAGGGTACAAAACACTGTCCTGGGGCCAAGGGACAGCGGAGGAAAGGACACATTTATTTTCCCCTTCTGAACTTCCCTGCTCCCCcagtctttgctttcttcttggCAGGCCCCTTGGGCTCCGGCTCCTTGCGCTTGGCTGAGGAGAGTGAGCCTGTCACCTTGAAGAAATCATCTAGGCGTCCCTGGGTGCTGCCTTGGCGGCTCTTATTCAGCCGTTTGACCCCACTACGAATCCGCTCCTCAGAAAACTGCTTTTCACCACACATAAATTTGACCAACTCTTCTTCGTTTGGCTCACTCCACTTCAGCTCCACAGACTCTGGGTCCAGTACTTCGGGCTCCAGGAAGAGCTGCTGGGCTTCCTTGTGGAGCCAGTTTTCCGGAACAGGGTACTTGCTGGGATCCAGGCGCCTCACGATCTCCTCAATGCTCTTATGCTTCTGGATGAGGTCCACGGCCCGCTTGGGTCCAATGCCACGGATACTCTCACAGTAGTCGCTACCCAGCAGGATGCACAGATCCACAAACTGCTCCTGGTTCAGACCCAGCTCTTGCAGGACGCGGCTCAGGTGGAACTCTTGGATGGGCAGCTTCTTGGCCTCACTGGCAGTTAAGTGTCGCATTAGCACGGGGCTGCCAAAAGTGAGGCAGTCCATGTCCTCCGTGGCTGCGGCATAGACTTTGCCAGCCTTTGCCAGGGCAGCACAGCTGGCCTCTGCCTCGCTGGGCGCATCAAGGTATGGGATGCCCATGAGGCTCAGCAGGTGTTTGCACTCATCGTTGTGTTGCTTGGTGACCTTCACAAGCCGCTTGGTGAActtttccacctcctcctctgcccccgCCTCCTGAGCCTGCTGCAGCTGCTTCTCGGCCTCTGCGCGCCGCTCACTGCGTTTGGCCAGCTCCCCTGACTTCAGCTGTGGTGGTTTGCCATCAAAGATATACACCGGCTTGATGCCATTCTCCATCATGCGGATGGTACGGTAGAACATGCCCATCAGGTGGCTGGTGGTCTCCCCCTCCTCGTTCTGCAGTACGTCCCCACCCTGACGAACAGCAATCAGGAACTGGTAAATGCTCATGGAGGCATCAATGGCCACTTTGCGACCAAAGTAGCTCTTGATGTCATTCTCACGGATGGCACTGGGAGCCACATCAGCAATTAGTTTGGCAAGGCCTTGAATTCCCATGGTAACACAGGAGCAATGgctaaaacaaagaacaaacaacaacaacaacaaaagacaagtGAGAGGAGGATCTTGGAGGATACAGAAGGAACAAAAGTTTTAGGGTGCATTTGATTAACCCCATGCTTAATCAAATTTAATACGACGCATAACTGGACTCTAAGTCAACAGAGCAGAAGATGCAAAGGGGAACAAGAAGCCTCATTCAGGACATCTACAGCGCACCCAACTAACAAGCAGGCCTCCTGAGAACCAGAAGCTGAGCTGGTGCTTCAAGGAATGAGACCCTGGATGCTCTTGAATAACTCAAGGGCTCTGAATAACGCAACGGCACAATCTGTCACACAGAGTGACTTCAACTCTAATCTTTATCACGGACCCTAGAAGGCAAGAGTGCTTGGCTCAGCTTGAAGGGTCCTGAGATCACAAAGGCCGACGTGAGCCCTTAAGAACAGGttaagtaggggttggggatttaagaacaggtccccagctccaaaaaaaaaaaaaaagaacagggtaAGTACCGGCTATGCAAATATGACCATGTCTGACTTATTGTTTCTCTGATGCTTAACTGATGCAGCAGACCTAAGGGATACACCTCTGAATGAGGACCAGTGGCCATCTCATATGCTGgtacccttcccttcccatcaccCTTAGTGCCTAAGGGTCTGTTTTTATCAGGATGTCAGGAGAGTTTTAAGTCCTCCTCTTGTACTCTCTTCCCACAACTAAGTCTGAAACATAAAGCCCATGACTTCCACTCATATCCTGATTTAAGGGCTGGCCTTCTGGATTCACAGAGCCCAGTACTGCACATCTGTGGTTCAAGACTTCCCTCAAATTGTTCCAAGGGAAGCAATTCCAAAACTTTCCTCACAATTTTTGGCTCTTCCAACTGGAGacattaattttccttttatctaaccatttttctttaaatggattttaaagaaaaagaggtaaacaaaaccaaaacgaaacaaaaaactaGTTGTGAATGAtggcacatccctttaatcccagcatttggaaggcagaggcaggtggatctcttgagttcaaagccagcctattctcatagcaagtcccaggccagccagggttacacagtaagaccctgtctcaaaaacaaacaaaaaattaagttGGGAAAAGAGAATCAATCTTAAACAAAAATATCTGCATTGTACCAGTCATATCAATGTGTtaaatgtataataaaagaattttctaatatataatttattaaggTCATCATGCTCGCCCAGTGTGCGTCCACGCCATAAGAAAGTCCTGCCAGTTCCTCTTATTTGTTTCCAATCTTACTTCACTCTCTTTTCTGAAGCCCAAGAGGCACTATACATACAGTCCCCTTCCTGACTACAAACACCTCAGCACACATGGCACCATTGCTTGTATAGTATGGAAGCCTAGTAAAAAGGCCCGCCTCTCTCTTGCTAAGCTGTGTCTTCCTCCTGCCATCCTTTCTTACTTCTTCCTGGTCCATACTACTGTGGTTCCTTTAAGAATACAAACAGCAAACGCTCGGCCTTGGGGCTGAAGATTGTCGCTCTCACTAATACAGTAGTTTGCCTAGAATGGATGAAGCCCCATGTCGAATCCCTAACCCAGAAGTCAAATAAAAACACTCAACCTTGAacctggtgtgtttgtgtgtgcgtgtgtgtataccaATGGGGACTGACCTAGAGAcctagcaagtgctctacatCTTCAGGATTGTGAAACAAGAGTCATTTCTGAGTTGTAAAATAAGAACGTTAATCATTTCTGCCTTGCAGAACTGGTCAACCAAAACACCAGATGGAACACACACATCACCAAATGCTGGGCCATGTTCCCTAGTCAACCACAAGGTTCACACCTCACTACTTTGCTAGAGTGAATATAGGATATTACCACCCATTAAGTCACACAGGGGGAAACCTGTTCTGTTCTTATAGTCTCGgtccagcctccacaggaccttGCAGATAGCAAAGCCTTAAATGAAATGGCTGTAGGCAGGATAAAAACACACCTAGCTTCCCTGCGCCCCGGTGCCCGAAGGCCAACTTATCAATCACCTTATTAACTAGGCCCCACTGTTCTGAGGAATCTTCCAGGCTTCCCTTACCCAGAAATGTCCTTGGGACATTTCCAACACCTGCCTCAGCCAGAAATACAAAAAAGCACACACTGTCTATTGATGTCAGCAGACCATAAACCTATTTCCTTAAATAGGAAAACCTCCCCGTTCCATACTCCTCACAAGGGCCCTAGGAAGAACCCGCTCTGATCTCTTAGTCCTCACGAGCAGGAGGGTATCACCTTCTTCCTTCCAGCGAAGAGAGATGTTCGGATCAGTGTGAATAGCCCAAGCCCCGGGCTGCTTGGTGTTGCTCCGCGGCCCTCGCCGCTCTCGAGACGCTTCCGCGAGACCTCACTCCACCTCGAGTGCACGAGGCTTCACCTAGCTAGCAGTGTTTTGGATCCCCAGTGTTCTGTGGACAGCCACAAGCCTGTTCTTACAATGTCGAGCCGAAATCGTTTCCAGCTTCGCCGCCTTCCAAAGCCCGCGCTCTCGTCACGTGACCTACCAGGCGCGAACAGCCTCCTGGGAAGTGTAGTGTAGGCCGTGCCACGTCCGTTAGCAGATTTCACAGTGGGCATTCTTTCCGggaaaaagtgaattaaaaaactAAACTTTACACCACCCTTTCCCACAGTCCGACCCCATGATACTCACAGTAGGTCCCCAAAGTCCTAGTTCCCGTTACCCTGAAAACATGGGACTACAAGTCCCACAATGCCACGCGCAACGGACCACATCCTTTTCCTGTTGCTCAACGCGCTTGCTCCAGCCGACGTGTTCTTCCGGTGGCGGATCGGTGGTTTATCCTGTGCGGGGCAAAATGGTGAGATGATGGGAGTTGTGGACAGCGCAGTGGGTCCGGACCTAGGGCTCTTGTGTGCCCGGTCCTCACCGCGTTCTTCCGCAGAGGCCTCAGTATGCAGTGCCCGGTGGGTGGGGCGCCGCTGAAACTCTAGTTTGAGTTAGGGACGGGAAAGCAAACCACTTACCATGTATTCCTCAGGGTGAGATTTCCATCACAATGCTTATGAAGTCATTGATTATAAGTCTCAAGGTCACAGGGTGCACTTTGAAAACCCTcgtgcttttgtttctctttttttatgaTCAGTTATCATTATCTGGAAGGCTTCCCTTGCTGAAATCTTACTCACCCCGCAAGGCCCTTGTATAAATGTCATTCCCTGATAAAACACTTAAATCTCTCATAGGTGCTTGTCTGTCTTCTGGGAGCTCTCAGTCTATGCACACCTCTTGCCACGTTTCATggacttctctttttctctgccacGCCTCCTAGTGACCACCATCTGACGTGCATCTAGTTCTGGGATGATGTCTATTCGTCTTTGTATTCCTGTTGCCAAACACTGGGCCTGCATTTGGAGGTTCCATAAATGGCAGCAATTGTCCTTAGCTCTTTtagggggggaagggggacatAATTGTTTACTGAATTGAATTTCTGTGTCTCTTAGAACAATGGGCTCAGTTTACTTCTCTGGAGTTGTTATGTTCTGGACTTTAGAAACATTGGCTAGGGAGTGACAATGGAAGTTAACATTTGTACAGAACTTTACGTTTatggccctttcacagggattaTCTCATCGTCTTCTCTGCAACTTTAGGAAGGAAACAAATACCTATTGAGGAATTACTCTATGCTGGGCAGTAAGCTAGCTGTGTCAACATTCATCTTTCTCCAATCATGCATCAGCCTTGTGACAAAAATAGTGTTACAACTACTTAACTCAGACGCTGATGATTCACTAGGGCCAGAATTATCCCAATTGTCTTCTGCCAGGAGATCCCTGTGGCTCCCTTCTAAGGCAGTGAAAAAGAATACTCCTGAATTAGAATTTGAGCTGTCTGTGCTAGTCTAGGTTCTTGCTTCCTGCACAAATCAA
Encoded proteins:
- the Fen1 gene encoding flap endonuclease 1 → MGIQGLAKLIADVAPSAIRENDIKSYFGRKVAIDASMSIYQFLIAVRQGGDVLQNEEGETTSHLMGMFYRTIRMMENGIKPVYIFDGKPPQLKSGELAKRSERRAEAEKQLQQAQEAGAEEEVEKFTKRLVKVTKQHNDECKHLLSLMGIPYLDAPSEAEASCAALAKAGKVYAAATEDMDCLTFGSPVLMRHLTASEAKKLPIQEFHLSRVLQELGLNQEQFVDLCILLGSDYCESIRGIGPKRAVDLIQKHKSIEEIVRRLDPSKYPVPENWLHKEAQQLFLEPEVLDPESVELKWSEPNEEELVKFMCGEKQFSEERIRSGVKRLNKSRQGSTQGRLDDFFKVTGSLSSAKRKEPEPKGPAKKKAKTGGAGKFRRGK